From the genome of Nitrosomonas sp., one region includes:
- a CDS encoding IS256 family transposase — translation MNKTTVQFDFEEALESLKAGRNLNGKDGILTPLIKQLTEAALAAELEQHIKSGDEQNRKNGTTPKTVKSASGSFQLETPRDRNGTFEPQLVKKHQTHLTDEIERKILSLFALGSSYQDISGHIAEIYGIDVSSATISAVTDKLIPELREWQQRPLDSHYPFVWLDAIHHKVKDDGRYVSKAVYTVLGLNIEGKKEVLGLYVSESEGARFWLSVLTDLNNRGVQDILIAAVDGLVGFPEAINSIFPETEVQLCIIHQIRNSMKYVASKNQKAFMADLKPVYKAPTIDAAEDALDALEAKWGKQYPIVIQSWRNKWENLSVYFKYPEPIRRVIYTTNTIEAVHRQFRKLTKTKGGFPNENSLLKLLYVGIKNASKKWTMPIQNWNLTLSQLAIYFEGRLDAALDL, via the coding sequence ATGAACAAGACTACAGTGCAATTTGATTTTGAAGAAGCCTTGGAATCCTTGAAAGCGGGGCGGAATTTGAATGGAAAAGATGGCATATTAACGCCATTGATCAAACAACTCACTGAAGCTGCATTGGCGGCGGAACTTGAACAGCATATCAAATCCGGGGATGAACAGAACCGGAAGAATGGCACGACGCCAAAGACTGTAAAATCAGCATCAGGTAGTTTTCAACTGGAAACACCCAGAGACCGCAACGGTACATTTGAACCTCAGTTGGTTAAAAAGCATCAGACTCATCTTACCGATGAAATCGAACGCAAAATTCTATCGTTATTTGCGTTGGGCTCCAGCTATCAGGATATCTCTGGGCATATTGCCGAGATATACGGCATTGACGTTTCATCGGCGACGATCAGTGCAGTCACTGACAAGCTTATTCCGGAGCTTAGGGAATGGCAGCAACGGCCATTGGATAGTCACTATCCGTTCGTGTGGCTGGATGCCATACATCACAAAGTGAAAGACGATGGCCGGTATGTCAGCAAGGCAGTTTATACCGTACTTGGCTTAAACATTGAAGGAAAGAAGGAAGTACTAGGGTTGTATGTATCGGAAAGCGAAGGCGCCCGGTTTTGGCTTTCCGTACTGACAGATTTAAATAACCGTGGCGTACAGGATATCCTTATTGCCGCCGTTGATGGACTCGTGGGTTTTCCTGAGGCAATCAACAGTATTTTTCCAGAAACCGAGGTTCAGTTATGCATTATTCATCAAATCCGCAATTCGATGAAATATGTGGCGTCAAAAAATCAAAAAGCATTCATGGCTGACCTGAAACCGGTATACAAAGCGCCGACCATTGATGCAGCTGAAGATGCGCTTGATGCATTGGAAGCCAAATGGGGAAAACAGTATCCCATCGTGATTCAATCCTGGCGCAACAAATGGGAAAATTTATCGGTATACTTCAAATATCCTGAACCGATACGCCGTGTGATTTATACAACCAACACCATTGAGGCCGTACATCGCCAATTTCGCAAACTGACAAAAACCAAAGGTGGATTTCCGAATGAAAACAGTCTACTAAAGCTACTGTATGTCGGAATTAAAAATGCCAGCAAGAAATGGACGATGCCGATACAGAACTGGAATTTGACATTATCCCAGTTAGCGATATATTTTGAGGGTCGTTTGGATGCGGCGTTGGATTTATGA
- a CDS encoding toll/interleukin-1 receptor domain-containing protein: MSDIFICYSRQDLSIADKLIRYLQESGWTVFIDRQTHVGQRWHQEIEQELHAAKTVVVLWSASSRESDFVLEGVLEILCHSFSIKFYRSDE, translated from the coding sequence ATGAGTGATATTTTTATCTGCTATTCCAGACAGGATTTGTCAATCGCCGATAAATTAATCCGGTATTTGCAAGAATCTGGCTGGACGGTATTTATCGACAGGCAAACACATGTAGGCCAGCGCTGGCATCAGGAAATCGAACAGGAATTACATGCCGCCAAAACTGTTGTGGTGCTCTGGTCCGCCAGTTCGCGCGAGAGTGACTTTGTGCTCGAGGGAGTATTAGAAATTCTGTGTCATTCCTTTAGTATTAAATTTTATAGGAGTGACGAATGA
- a CDS encoding cation-translocating P-type ATPase has translation MTQNNPWHCWSIDKTAQTLNSNYSQGLTAVESARRLTQYGPNRIERGMQRTPLHIFVAQFADFMILVLLVAAVVSGIVGELRDAAAIIVIVILNAIIGTVQEYRAQRAIAALQKMAAPDATVIRDGKTESISASSLVPGDLVLLEAGNVVPADLRLFETSQLYVDESALTGESHTVSKHTEALEENDLPLGDRRNMAFNGTMVTRGNGKGLVVATGMNSEIGNIAELLQQAESARTPLQIRLARFGKHLALAILAVCALIFAAGLLQQQPVLLMFLTAVSLAVAAIPEALPAVVTISLALGARKLSRRNALARRLPAVETLGSVTYICSDKTGTLTQNRMHVEVLFADDQQLNALPAGENQNLQSLLWQRLGQALALNNEVDNRSSNQEEFVHESLAGDPTEIALYLAAKHAGFDKETLSGQLPKVGELTFDEERKCMTTIHQLDANVVSFTKGAPEAVLAVCKSTLTTKGYQEFDQKRVLEKSDELAEDGYRVLAIGFREYATMPDEQSPEKIESELIFLGLVALMDPPREEVPQAVADCQAAGIVPVMITGDHPATARSIARRLGIADDHDHVMTGKELERLSDAELADQVKNLRIYARVDPRQKIRIVSALQQQGEFVAMTGDGVNDAPALKRAGIGVAMGKKGTDVAREAADMVLLDDNFATIVAAVKEGRRIFDDIRKFIKYTMTSNSGEIWTLVLAMLLELPLPLLPIHILWINLVTDGLPGLALASEPAERKVMQRAPRPPQENIFAHGMWQHIVVIGILIGVLSIGAQIWALDRQVEHWQTIVFTTLTFAQLFHVMAIRSERDSLFQIGVASNPQLLVAVFLTVLLQLAVIYVPVFNDIFKTSPLPAYDLFICVLLAAVVFVAVEIEKWMVRRGWLYGNQ, from the coding sequence ATGACGCAAAATAATCCATGGCATTGTTGGTCAATTGATAAAACAGCGCAAACGCTCAACAGTAATTATTCGCAAGGGCTCACGGCTGTAGAGTCAGCCAGGCGCTTAACGCAGTATGGGCCTAACCGTATCGAGCGTGGCATGCAGCGCACGCCGTTGCATATTTTTGTGGCGCAGTTTGCCGATTTCATGATTCTGGTGTTGCTGGTCGCCGCAGTCGTATCGGGCATCGTGGGCGAATTGCGTGATGCGGCTGCTATTATTGTCATTGTCATACTCAACGCCATTATTGGCACCGTTCAGGAATACCGTGCTCAGCGGGCAATAGCGGCGCTGCAAAAAATGGCCGCGCCAGATGCAACCGTCATCCGTGACGGAAAAACCGAATCGATTTCAGCATCTAGCCTGGTGCCGGGTGACCTGGTTTTGCTGGAAGCGGGCAATGTGGTACCGGCAGATTTGCGGCTTTTTGAAACCAGTCAGTTGTACGTGGATGAGTCCGCGTTGACCGGTGAATCGCATACGGTTTCCAAACATACCGAAGCGCTTGAGGAAAATGATCTCCCTCTGGGTGATCGCCGCAACATGGCATTTAATGGCACGATGGTTACCCGTGGAAACGGCAAGGGACTGGTTGTGGCGACAGGGATGAATAGCGAGATTGGCAATATCGCAGAACTACTCCAGCAAGCAGAAAGCGCCAGAACGCCTTTGCAGATCCGTCTGGCGCGGTTTGGAAAACACCTGGCACTCGCGATACTTGCTGTCTGTGCATTAATTTTTGCCGCTGGGTTGTTGCAACAACAACCCGTGTTATTGATGTTTCTCACGGCTGTGAGTCTCGCTGTCGCCGCGATTCCCGAAGCGCTGCCAGCGGTCGTGACGATTTCACTGGCACTCGGCGCGCGCAAGTTGAGCCGACGCAATGCGCTGGCAAGAAGACTTCCTGCAGTCGAAACACTGGGGTCGGTGACTTACATTTGTTCGGATAAAACCGGCACGTTGACCCAAAACCGCATGCATGTGGAAGTGTTGTTTGCGGATGACCAACAGTTGAATGCACTGCCTGCCGGGGAAAACCAGAATCTGCAAAGTCTGCTATGGCAGCGGCTAGGTCAGGCTTTGGCGCTCAATAATGAAGTGGACAATCGTTCATCCAATCAAGAAGAATTTGTACATGAATCATTGGCGGGCGATCCTACAGAGATTGCCCTGTATCTGGCTGCAAAACATGCTGGATTTGATAAAGAGACATTATCCGGACAGTTGCCGAAGGTGGGTGAACTGACCTTTGATGAAGAACGTAAGTGCATGACGACCATACATCAATTGGATGCAAATGTAGTGAGTTTTACCAAAGGCGCACCGGAGGCGGTACTGGCAGTTTGCAAAAGCACACTGACCACCAAGGGTTACCAGGAATTCGACCAGAAACGGGTTCTGGAAAAGTCGGATGAACTGGCTGAAGACGGTTATCGCGTGCTAGCCATTGGATTCAGGGAGTATGCCACCATGCCGGACGAACAATCGCCGGAAAAAATAGAATCCGAATTGATTTTTCTGGGGCTTGTCGCCCTGATGGATCCGCCACGTGAAGAAGTGCCACAGGCTGTTGCCGATTGCCAGGCTGCGGGTATCGTGCCGGTCATGATTACTGGGGACCATCCGGCCACTGCACGCAGTATCGCGCGGCGTTTGGGAATTGCCGATGATCATGACCACGTCATGACCGGAAAGGAACTGGAAAGGCTCTCCGATGCTGAACTGGCTGACCAGGTGAAGAATTTGCGTATTTATGCGCGCGTGGATCCCAGACAGAAAATCCGCATTGTCAGTGCACTGCAGCAGCAGGGTGAATTTGTCGCCATGACCGGTGACGGTGTGAATGACGCGCCCGCGCTGAAACGCGCCGGTATCGGTGTAGCCATGGGCAAGAAAGGCACCGATGTCGCGCGTGAAGCAGCCGATATGGTTTTGCTTGACGACAACTTCGCCACTATTGTCGCTGCGGTCAAGGAAGGACGGCGCATTTTTGATGATATCCGCAAATTCATCAAATACACCATGACCAGCAATTCCGGCGAAATCTGGACGCTGGTGCTGGCGATGCTGCTGGAGTTGCCACTGCCGTTGCTGCCGATTCATATCCTGTGGATCAATCTGGTTACAGACGGATTGCCCGGTCTCGCGCTCGCTTCGGAACCCGCCGAACGCAAGGTCATGCAGCGCGCGCCGCGACCGCCGCAGGAAAACATTTTTGCACACGGCATGTGGCAGCACATTGTCGTCATCGGTATTCTGATCGGTGTGCTGTCGATCGGTGCGCAAATCTGGGCGCTCGACCGTCAAGTGGAACATTGGCAGACCATCGTGTTCACGACGCTGACATTTGCACAGTTATTCCATGTCATGGCCATACGCTCGGAACGCGATTCATTATTCCAGATCGGTGTTGCCAGTAATCCCCAGTTGCTCGTCGCGGTATTCCTGACTGTTCTGCTGCAACTCGCGGTGATTTATGTGCCGGTCTTCAATGACATCTTCAAGACTTCACCATTGCCTGCATATGATTTGTTTATCTGCGTTTTACTGGCTGCTGTCGTCTTTGTCGCGGTTGAAATTGAGAAATGGATGGTGCGGCGGGGGTGGTTGTATGGGAATCAATAA
- a CDS encoding toll/interleukin-1 receptor domain-containing protein, with the protein MQIPSTSTVSRDDFVFISYARADDQKPPFEESTQGWVTFFWHQLRFELTDRGAKQAELWLDRYQIEPAEAFTPKIEQALAQASMLIAVFSENWVQSTWCQEEIDWFGKQHTDASDRIVPVYKSDLHRELLPVLIRGYQARVGFRFFTSDDTGKIHEFYWRGLKDQDAYFDLVRQIAQFIIERLGIVPSKPMTSLKPSVSGQGKTVFVAVAASDLKDARQRLVNDLKSSGFTVLPEDSALPETSDALEAMLNKALTEAEYAVHLIGENRGITVEGGSEPIVNQQLRLARQAGLPRILWVPRWLPNHRGSPRNPFDIIKRFDGLKEQEEIHHGVVTDLSQWLRQRIQPVSSANDALNATSSTSFDRICVMSAHEDDDELAADLANLLQRSGFSVRPCFSDDSSDFESTPASQSGYALILIPWNQADGGDLDAMLDRFVPAGQIVCLRLPGGDEKAKRRFFRENIVLEKLDTLPADRNAVIALFEALGIVVLPSRSTQAEEKT; encoded by the coding sequence ATGCAAATACCTTCTACATCTACAGTCTCGCGTGATGATTTTGTTTTTATCAGTTATGCGCGTGCTGACGATCAGAAACCACCGTTTGAAGAGTCTACACAGGGTTGGGTGACTTTTTTCTGGCATCAGTTGCGTTTTGAATTGACTGATCGTGGTGCGAAGCAGGCGGAACTCTGGCTCGACCGTTACCAGATTGAACCTGCCGAAGCGTTCACGCCAAAAATAGAGCAGGCGCTGGCACAGGCCAGTATGCTAATTGCTGTATTTTCCGAAAACTGGGTGCAAAGTACATGGTGCCAGGAAGAAATTGATTGGTTCGGAAAACAACACACCGACGCCAGTGATCGAATTGTGCCGGTTTATAAAAGCGATCTACACCGGGAACTTTTGCCGGTGCTGATACGAGGTTATCAGGCTCGAGTCGGTTTTCGTTTTTTCACGTCGGACGATACCGGAAAAATTCATGAGTTCTACTGGCGCGGCCTGAAAGACCAGGACGCCTACTTCGATCTGGTCAGACAGATTGCACAGTTTATTATTGAACGGCTGGGTATTGTGCCGTCAAAGCCGATGACGTCGTTAAAACCGTCTGTATCGGGACAGGGAAAAACAGTGTTTGTTGCTGTGGCAGCCAGTGATTTGAAAGACGCCCGTCAGCGGCTGGTTAATGATCTGAAATCATCCGGTTTTACCGTGTTGCCGGAAGACAGCGCATTGCCTGAAACCAGCGATGCACTGGAGGCAATGCTGAACAAAGCGCTGACTGAAGCGGAATACGCCGTGCATTTGATCGGTGAAAACCGTGGCATAACGGTTGAAGGCGGTTCGGAACCGATTGTCAATCAGCAACTGCGGCTTGCGCGTCAGGCAGGATTGCCACGCATTCTCTGGGTGCCGCGCTGGCTGCCTAACCACAGGGGCAGTCCGCGTAATCCGTTTGACATTATCAAGCGTTTTGATGGATTGAAGGAACAAGAAGAAATTCATCATGGCGTAGTCACCGATCTTTCGCAATGGCTGCGCCAGCGGATTCAACCGGTTTCAAGTGCAAACGATGCCTTGAACGCAACCAGTTCGACTTCGTTCGATCGTATTTGTGTTATGTCGGCGCATGAAGACGATGACGAACTGGCCGCCGATCTTGCCAATCTACTTCAGCGCAGCGGATTTTCCGTGCGGCCTTGCTTCAGCGATGACAGTTCTGATTTTGAGTCGACACCAGCGTCTCAGAGCGGTTATGCGTTGATATTGATACCGTGGAATCAAGCTGATGGGGGCGATTTGGATGCGATGCTCGACAGGTTTGTTCCAGCGGGGCAAATTGTCTGCCTGCGGCTGCCCGGTGGCGATGAAAAGGCAAAACGCCGTTTTTTCCGTGAAAATATTGTGCTGGAGAAGCTTGATACGCTGCCTGCTGACCGCAATGCAGTCATTGCATTGTTCGAAGCATTGGGCATTGTTGTCCTGCCGTCCCGATCAACCCAGGCTGAAGAAAAAACATGA
- a CDS encoding WD40 repeat domain-containing protein, with amino-acid sequence MTESKKKAEVNALIPFVGLRPFDSADHRWFHGREREIAALLRKVRNNRFTAVVGASGSGKSSLVRAGILVPLAEDGWQAIIAKPGSAPISKLAAALSKTAHGLKTGETTGDSLADARLFRYDVLLRQSAYGLTKICQQLASDAPRLVLVIDQFEELFRYGEEAQGAERAAMVEESRAFVELLLTAASQAYGRLHVILTMRSDFFGNCAVYDGLAEAVSASQYLVPLPRRDQMQDIIRKPVLDAGGAIDESLVQRLLLEVAEQTEHLPSLQHTLRRLWEMAPVESGQRRLREEDYQTIGGIAGSIDFKAEQIVAGLIQIHPEDFSTLKRVMKAITDLDEQGRATRRPQKRSDLLALLTEAAKDEQLAKATLNRVLAVLASEEISYIQLGGSDDPEIDIGHEALIRSWRRLCGEDRRFKNGWLVEERDDGHYWWDLVRREKNQQELSLTDAWQARRWIKRKKIGPVWAKRYGDAWEMIRQFIRKSLIKNGVIAVSILSAITVVLTISIGLAWMNYELAQNNAREALRNLEQAKRQEVETIRQARAAALVATGYAKSFVDSGNARIGALIALKVMPESRRRDDPSYVHEAGAVFLDALVKPIEIRRWMQPSPISSFAVSPDGSYMVSGDSNGVLRLWDVFAGKQVRELTGHDDRVTSIAFSPDNRRVASGSFDGTIRLWDTQTSRLTDQPIGFSHVGSAIGPILSVAFSPDGDRIVSGSRTGGVRIWDSQTGAQIAGPLTGHQDAVTSVAFSHGGSRIVSGSKDKTVRIWNAQSGEAVGEPLTGHEEAVTSVAFSAANSAVIVSGSHDGTIRVWLGGESTKKLAGHQGPVNSVAFSPDGSQVVSGGDDKTVRIWNVEIKKQIGKLLAGHEASVTGVTFLPSGNFILSGGQDKTFRVWDVSIGKSIGEPLEGHGYRVNSVAYSPDSSSIVSGSWDKTLRIWDAQTGKQLGEPLKGHENSVLSVAYSSDGNRIVSGSSDKTLRIWDALTGKLIGEPFKGHEGSVRSVAISPDGGRIVSGSSDNTLRIWVAQTGKQIGEPLQGHEDGIWSVAFSPDGSRIVSGSEDKTLRIWDVLTGHMIGEPLKGHEEPVLSVAFSPDGKRIVSGSSDKMLRIWDALTGQPIGEPFSGHEDRVTSVVVFPEGKRIVSGSWDKTLRIWDVQTGKPVGEPLKGHGSRVSSVAVSPDGKRIVSGSWDYTLRIWDAGLIMASLEELVEKAEKLCPLSLEERQQLHLIDPQAEAAQRPLTPDQQRACG; translated from the coding sequence ATGACGGAATCGAAAAAGAAAGCGGAAGTCAATGCGTTGATCCCGTTTGTTGGTCTGCGGCCGTTTGATAGCGCCGATCACCGCTGGTTTCATGGCCGCGAACGTGAAATTGCGGCATTGTTGCGCAAGGTGCGCAACAACCGGTTTACCGCGGTCGTGGGTGCATCAGGTTCGGGCAAATCATCGCTGGTGCGCGCGGGAATTCTGGTGCCGCTTGCCGAAGATGGCTGGCAGGCGATTATCGCCAAACCTGGTTCGGCGCCGATATCCAAATTAGCCGCTGCGTTGAGTAAAACGGCGCACGGTTTAAAGACGGGCGAAACAACTGGCGATAGCCTGGCTGATGCGCGTTTGTTCCGCTATGACGTCTTGTTGCGCCAATCGGCCTACGGCCTGACTAAAATTTGTCAGCAGCTTGCGTCCGATGCGCCGCGCCTGGTGCTGGTGATCGACCAGTTCGAAGAATTGTTCCGCTATGGCGAGGAAGCGCAAGGGGCTGAAAGAGCAGCAATGGTGGAGGAAAGCCGCGCGTTTGTCGAACTGCTGCTGACCGCAGCATCGCAGGCTTACGGCCGTTTGCATGTCATTCTGACCATGCGTTCCGACTTTTTCGGCAATTGCGCGGTATACGATGGGTTAGCCGAGGCGGTCAGCGCGTCGCAATACCTCGTACCCTTGCCGCGGCGCGATCAAATGCAGGATATCATCCGCAAACCCGTTCTCGACGCCGGTGGCGCAATCGATGAATCGCTGGTGCAGCGGCTGCTGCTTGAAGTGGCCGAACAGACCGAACATTTGCCCTCGTTGCAGCACACGTTGCGGCGGTTATGGGAAATGGCGCCGGTTGAGTCCGGGCAGCGCCGGTTGCGTGAGGAAGATTATCAGACAATTGGCGGTATCGCCGGTTCGATCGATTTCAAGGCGGAACAGATCGTAGCTGGACTCATACAAATACACCCGGAAGATTTCAGTACGCTGAAACGCGTGATGAAAGCGATTACCGATCTTGACGAGCAGGGCCGCGCGACACGGCGGCCGCAGAAACGCAGTGATCTGCTGGCACTGCTCACAGAAGCGGCCAAAGATGAGCAATTAGCTAAAGCAACACTGAACCGTGTGCTTGCAGTGCTGGCCAGCGAAGAAATAAGCTATATTCAGCTGGGCGGCAGTGACGATCCGGAAATCGATATCGGCCATGAAGCGCTGATCCGCAGCTGGCGGCGGTTATGCGGCGAAGACCGTCGGTTTAAAAACGGATGGCTTGTTGAAGAACGTGATGACGGCCATTACTGGTGGGATCTGGTGCGGCGTGAGAAAAACCAGCAGGAATTGTCTCTGACCGATGCGTGGCAGGCGCGCCGCTGGATCAAGCGGAAGAAAATCGGTCCGGTTTGGGCGAAACGATATGGCGATGCCTGGGAAATGATACGTCAGTTCATCCGCAAGAGTTTAATTAAAAATGGCGTAATCGCTGTTTCGATCTTGAGCGCGATTACCGTGGTTTTGACAATCAGTATCGGGTTGGCATGGATGAATTATGAACTGGCGCAGAATAATGCCAGGGAAGCGTTGAGAAACCTTGAGCAGGCAAAACGTCAGGAAGTGGAAACAATACGCCAGGCACGTGCAGCGGCATTGGTGGCCACAGGCTATGCAAAAAGTTTTGTCGATAGCGGTAATGCCCGTATCGGCGCGTTGATTGCGCTCAAAGTGATGCCTGAAAGTCGTAGAAGAGACGATCCCAGTTATGTGCATGAAGCAGGGGCTGTATTTCTTGATGCTTTGGTAAAGCCTATTGAGATTAGGCGATGGATGCAGCCGAGCCCAATATCCAGTTTTGCGGTGTCACCCGATGGCAGTTACATGGTATCGGGCGATAGTAACGGCGTGTTGCGTTTGTGGGATGTTTTTGCGGGAAAGCAAGTTCGTGAATTAACCGGCCATGATGATCGTGTGACAAGTATTGCGTTTTCACCCGATAATCGGCGCGTGGCGTCGGGTAGCTTTGACGGCACAATCCGCTTGTGGGATACACAAACCAGTAGACTGACAGATCAGCCAATCGGTTTCAGTCATGTAGGCTCTGCTATAGGGCCAATTTTAAGCGTCGCGTTTTCTCCCGATGGCGACCGTATTGTTTCTGGCAGCAGAACTGGGGGGGTACGTATCTGGGATAGTCAAACAGGGGCGCAGATCGCTGGTCCGCTGACAGGTCATCAGGATGCCGTTACAAGCGTAGCCTTTTCTCATGGCGGCAGCCGTATTGTATCGGGCAGTAAGGATAAAACAGTGCGAATATGGAATGCCCAGTCAGGAGAAGCAGTAGGTGAACCACTGACCGGACATGAAGAGGCGGTTACAAGCGTTGCATTTTCAGCGGCAAACAGTGCTGTTATTGTTTCGGGCAGTCACGATGGTACGATACGTGTGTGGCTTGGAGGGGAAAGTACAAAAAAATTGGCAGGTCATCAAGGACCGGTAAACAGTGTCGCTTTTTCACCCGATGGAAGTCAGGTGGTTTCGGGTGGCGACGATAAGACGGTACGTATTTGGAATGTGGAAATTAAAAAGCAAATAGGAAAACTTTTGGCAGGGCATGAAGCAAGTGTTACAGGTGTTACATTTTTGCCTAGTGGCAATTTTATCCTATCAGGTGGTCAAGACAAGACGTTTCGTGTCTGGGATGTATCGATCGGTAAGTCAATCGGGGAGCCGCTTGAAGGGCATGGATATCGCGTTAATAGTGTAGCGTATTCGCCCGATAGCAGCAGCATTGTTTCGGGTAGTTGGGATAAAACGCTGCGCATTTGGGATGCGCAGACCGGAAAGCAGTTAGGTGAACCGTTGAAGGGTCATGAAAACTCTGTTTTGAGTGTGGCATATTCGTCCGATGGCAACCGCATCGTTTCGGGGAGTTCTGATAAAACGCTGCGTATCTGGGATGCGCTGACTGGAAAACTGATTGGCGAACCGTTCAAGGGCCATGAAGGTTCTGTTAGGAGCGTAGCGATTTCGCCCGACGGCGGCCGCATAGTGTCAGGGAGTTCTGACAACACGCTACGTATCTGGGTTGCGCAAACGGGAAAACAGATCGGCGAACCACTTCAAGGACATGAAGATGGAATTTGGAGTGTTGCCTTTTCGCCCGATGGTAGTCGCATTGTTTCGGGAAGTGAAGATAAAACGCTACGCATCTGGGATGTTCTGACCGGCCATATGATCGGCGAACCGCTCAAGGGCCATGAAGAACCTGTTTTGAGTGTCGCGTTTTCGCCCGATGGCAAGCGCATTGTTTCGGGGAGTTCCGACAAGATGCTGCGTATCTGGGATGCGCTGACGGGCCAACCAATTGGCGAACCGTTCAGCGGTCATGAAGACAGAGTTACGAGTGTGGTGGTTTTCCCTGAGGGCAAGCGCATTGTTTCGGGGAGCTGGGATAAAACGTTGCGCATCTGGGATGTACAGACAGGCAAACCGGTTGGTGAACCACTGAAAGGCCATGGAAGTCGTGTTTCAAGTGTGGCGGTTTCGCCCGATGGCAAACGGATCGTTTCTGGTAGTTGGGATTATACATTGCGTATCTGGGACGCGGGATTAATTATGGCATCATTAGAGGAGTTGGTTGAGAAGGCGGAAAAACTTTGCCCGTTAAGCCTGGAAGAACGCCAGCAATTGCATCTGATCGACCCGCAGGCTGAAGCCGCACAAAGACCGTTGACCCCCGACCAGCAGCGTGCCTGCGGATAG
- a CDS encoding IS256 family transposase: MNKTTVQFDFEEALEALKAGRDLNGKDGILTPLIKQLTEAALAAELEQHIKSGNEQNRKNGTTPKTVKSASGSFQLDTPRDRNGTFEPQLVKKHQTHLTDEIERKILSLFALGSSYQDISGHIAELYGIDVSTATISAVTDKLIPELREWQQRPLDSHYPFVWLDAIHHKVKDDGRYVSKAVYTVLGVNIEGRKEVLGLYVSESEGARFWLSVLTDLNNRGVQDILIAAVDGLTGFPEAINSIFPETEVQLCIIHQIRNSMRYVASKNQKAFMADLKPVYKASAIDAAEDALDALEAKWGKQYPIVIQSWRNKWENLSVYFKYPEPIRRVIYTTNTIEAVHRQFRKLTKTKGGFPNENSLLKLLYVGIKNASKKWTMPILNWNLTLSQLAIYFEGRLDAALDL; encoded by the coding sequence ATGAACAAGACTACAGTGCAATTTGATTTTGAAGAAGCTCTGGAAGCCTTAAAAGCAGGGCGCGATTTGAATGGAAAAGATGGCATATTAACGCCATTGATCAAACAACTCACTGAAGCTGCATTGGCGGCGGAACTTGAGCAGCATATAAAATCCGGGAATGAACAGAACCGGAAGAATGGCACGACGCCAAAGACTGTAAAATCAGCATCAGGTAGTTTCCAACTGGATACACCCAGAGACCGCAACGGTACATTTGAACCTCAGTTGGTTAAAAAGCATCAGACTCATCTTACCGATGAAATCGAACGCAAAATTCTATCGTTATTTGCGTTGGGCTCCAGCTATCAGGATATTTCTGGGCATATTGCCGAACTGTACGGCATTGATGTTTCAACGGCGACGATCAGCGCAGTCACAGATAAGCTTATTCCGGAGCTTAGGGAATGGCAACAGCGCCCGCTGGATAGTCACTATCCGTTCGTGTGGCTGGATGCCATACATCACAAAGTGAAAGACGATGGCCGGTATGTCAGCAAGGCAGTTTATACCGTACTCGGCGTAAACATTGAAGGAAGGAAGGAAGTGCTGGGGTTGTATGTTTCGGAAAGCGAAGGCGCCCGATTCTGGCTTTCCGTACTGACAGACCTGAATAATCGTGGCGTACAGGATATCCTCATTGCCGCCGTTGACGGCCTTACGGGCTTTCCTGAGGCGATCAACAGCATATTTCCTGAAACCGAGGTTCAATTGTGCATCATTCATCAGATCCGCAATTCAATGAGATATGTGGCGTCAAAAAATCAAAAAGCGTTCATGGCTGATCTGAAGCCGGTATACAAAGCATCGGCCATTGATGCAGCCGAAGATGCGCTTGATGCATTGGAGGCCAAGTGGGGAAAACAGTATCCCATCGTGATCCAGTCCTGGCGCAACAAATGGGAAAATTTATCGGTATACTTTAAATATCCAGAACCGATACGCCGTGTGATTTATACAACCAATACCATTGAAGCCGTACATCGTCAGTTCCGCAAACTGACGAAAACCAAAGGTGGATTTCCAAATGAAAACAGTCTACTAAAGCTACTGTATGTCGGAATTAAAAATGCCAGCAAGAAATGGACAATGCCAATACTAAACTGGAATTTGACATTATCCCAGCTTGCGATATATTTTGAGGGGCGTTTGGATGCGGCGCTGGATTTATGA